In the Paenibacillus sp. FSL H7-0357 genome, one interval contains:
- the bshA gene encoding N-acetyl-alpha-D-glucosaminyl L-malate synthase BshA, with the protein MDRLKIGITCYPSLGGSGVVATELGKLLAEKGHEVHFITHSIPFRLGTFQKNIFYHEVEVNDYYVFRYPPYDLALATKMAQVAKMQGLDLLHVHYAVPHAVCAFLAKQMLGNDIKVVTTLHGTDITVLGQDESLKDLIRLAINESDAVTAVSLDLINETRRVLDITRDIDLTYNFVDKRVYYPRDVSDLRGDFASPNEKILMHISNFRPVKRVGDVVDIFAKVSHELPAKLLLVGEGPDLPKIQAKINEMGLEDKVRFLGKQDDIAQVISLADLLLLPSEKESFGLVALEAMACGVPTIGSQAGGIPELIQHGKTGFLAPIGDTAAMAKYAVQLLSNEDMIEQFRRACLERSCNDFSRDMITNQYEDIYYRVLGRKVLGLDKVRG; encoded by the coding sequence ATGGACCGGCTAAAAATAGGCATCACTTGTTATCCGTCTCTTGGCGGCTCGGGTGTAGTGGCGACTGAACTGGGCAAGCTGTTGGCTGAGAAAGGCCATGAAGTCCATTTTATTACACACAGTATCCCGTTCCGGCTTGGTACGTTTCAGAAAAATATATTTTACCACGAGGTAGAGGTTAACGATTATTATGTCTTCCGTTATCCCCCCTACGATCTGGCGCTCGCTACTAAGATGGCTCAGGTCGCCAAGATGCAGGGGCTGGATTTATTACATGTCCATTATGCGGTGCCGCACGCGGTCTGCGCTTTCCTTGCCAAGCAGATGTTAGGCAATGACATCAAAGTGGTAACGACACTGCATGGTACCGATATTACTGTACTTGGCCAGGATGAATCGCTTAAGGATTTGATCCGTCTTGCCATTAATGAGAGTGATGCGGTGACGGCGGTGTCTCTGGATCTGATCAACGAGACACGGCGTGTGCTGGATATTACCCGCGATATTGACCTGACTTATAACTTTGTCGATAAACGTGTATATTATCCGCGTGACGTGTCCGACCTGCGGGGGGATTTTGCTTCACCGAATGAGAAAATCCTGATGCATATCAGCAATTTCCGTCCAGTCAAACGTGTCGGTGATGTGGTTGATATCTTTGCGAAGGTGAGCCATGAGTTGCCTGCCAAGCTGCTGCTGGTGGGTGAAGGGCCTGATCTGCCGAAGATTCAGGCAAAGATCAATGAGATGGGTCTGGAAGACAAGGTTCGCTTTCTCGGTAAGCAGGATGATATTGCCCAGGTCATTTCCTTGGCCGACCTCCTGCTGCTGCCTTCCGAGAAGGAAAGCTTTGGTCTTGTAGCCCTGGAAGCGATGGCTTGCGGTGTGCCGACAATCGGCTCGCAGGCCGGCGGCATTCCGGAATTGATCCAGCATGGCAAAACCGGGTTCCTGGCTCCGATTGGCGATACGGCCGCCATGGCTAAATATGCTGTTCAGCTGCTCTCGAATGAGGACATGATAGAGCAATTCAGAAGAGCTTGTCTGGAACGGTCCTGCAACGATTTCAGCAGAGACATGATTACGAATCAATATGAGGATATTTATTACCGTGTGCTTGGGCGCAAGGTGCTCGGACTGGATAAAGTCCGGGGGTAA
- a CDS encoding nucleotide pyrophosphohydrolase — protein sequence MDKSLGDLQREVDAYISQFKEGYFSPLSMLARMSEEVGELAREVNHQFGEKPKKSDEAENSIELELGDILFITICFANSLGIDLTEAHNKVMHKFNTRDAGRWTLKNTD from the coding sequence ATGGATAAAAGTCTTGGTGATTTGCAGCGTGAAGTCGACGCGTACATCTCACAATTTAAAGAAGGTTACTTCAGCCCGCTGTCTATGCTGGCCCGAATGTCCGAGGAAGTGGGTGAGTTGGCCCGTGAAGTAAACCATCAGTTCGGTGAGAAGCCGAAAAAATCCGACGAAGCGGAAAATTCCATTGAATTGGAGCTGGGCGATATTCTGTTCATTACGATCTGCTTCGCCAATTCGCTGGGCATCGATCTGACCGAAGCCCACAATAAAGTCATGCATAAGTTCAATACCCGCGATGCCGGGCGATGGACACTGAAAAACACCGATTAG
- the panC gene encoding pantoate--beta-alanine ligase, translated as MRVVRTIEQLREALEYMRQGGHTPIGFVPTMGYLHEGHASLLRRAGEMSSTVVMSIFVNPLQFGPNEDFSSYPRDEQRDLELAEREGADIVFIPGVEEMYPQPIRTQVSVSSLTTQLCGASRPGHFDGVTTVVSKLFNMVQPDYAFFGLKDAQQVAVLRRMVADLNMNVEIVACPIIREGDGLALSSRNVYLSAEERSQALVLSRSLREVRQAMEEGKVRTVEDARKLLVSVISASPLAVIDYAEILTFPGLETLNDASLLSDADGEIIIALAVKFGRTRLIDNNVFNPKEVAALV; from the coding sequence ATGAGAGTCGTTAGAACGATTGAACAGCTGCGTGAAGCGCTTGAATATATGCGTCAGGGCGGGCATACTCCCATCGGCTTTGTGCCGACCATGGGATACCTGCATGAGGGACATGCAAGCCTGCTGCGCCGGGCAGGGGAAATGAGCAGTACGGTAGTGATGAGCATTTTTGTTAATCCGCTGCAATTTGGGCCAAATGAGGACTTTTCCTCTTATCCGCGTGACGAGCAGCGTGATTTGGAGCTTGCGGAGCGTGAAGGAGCCGACATCGTATTTATTCCCGGTGTGGAAGAGATGTACCCGCAGCCGATCCGCACCCAGGTATCGGTCTCTTCGCTGACCACACAGCTGTGCGGAGCATCCCGCCCGGGGCATTTTGATGGAGTCACCACAGTTGTAAGCAAGCTGTTCAATATGGTACAGCCCGATTACGCCTTTTTCGGACTCAAGGATGCCCAGCAAGTGGCGGTTCTGCGCCGGATGGTAGCTGACCTGAATATGAATGTTGAAATCGTGGCCTGCCCGATCATCCGTGAAGGCGACGGACTCGCGCTTAGCTCACGCAATGTTTATTTAAGTGCAGAGGAACGCAGCCAGGCTCTGGTATTGTCCCGTTCGCTGCGTGAAGTTCGCCAAGCCATGGAAGAAGGTAAGGTCCGTACGGTTGAAGATGCCCGGAAACTGCTGGTGTCAGTCATTTCAGCTTCTCCGCTTGCCGTCATTGATTATGCGGAAATATTGACCTTCCCGGGCCTGGAAACGCTGAATGATGCTTCATTGCTGAGTGATGCTGACGGCGAAATCATTATTGCACTTGCCGTGAAGTTTGGCAGAACCCGTCTGATTGACAATAATGTATTTAATCCCAAGGAGGTTGCGGCGCTTGTTTAG
- a CDS encoding YitT family protein, giving the protein MKSSKLFAIGKTAAPIMLGAAIYAFGLLYFIVPNQLMEGGVTGITILLNYAFDLPIFLTTLLLNLPLFLLGWKVLGSNQIFYTGVGIGLLTFFLWVFERLIAGGWLVPFSTEHDFILASLYAGVTLGAGLGIVFRYGGTTGGVDIVARILARKFGWSMGQIILAVDIIIIGASLLYIPREKILYTLVAVFISSRVIDFIQEGAYAAKAFTIISDDAPQIADLITAEMDRGVTLIPAIGAYSKQAKHMVYCVVSRQEIRRLSQLVKSIDPTAFVIISDVHDVQGEGFRQT; this is encoded by the coding sequence ATGAAATCATCCAAATTGTTCGCGATCGGCAAAACAGCAGCTCCCATTATGCTCGGTGCCGCAATCTATGCATTTGGGCTCCTCTATTTTATAGTGCCCAACCAGCTGATGGAAGGCGGGGTAACCGGGATTACCATCCTGCTGAATTACGCCTTTGACCTTCCTATATTCCTGACTACATTACTGCTTAACCTTCCGCTGTTCCTGCTCGGCTGGAAAGTACTCGGCTCAAACCAGATTTTTTATACAGGTGTAGGAATCGGTTTGTTGACTTTTTTCCTCTGGGTATTTGAACGGCTGATTGCCGGCGGCTGGCTTGTCCCGTTCAGCACCGAGCATGATTTCATTCTTGCTTCATTATATGCAGGGGTGACGCTTGGCGCGGGACTTGGGATCGTCTTCCGTTACGGCGGAACCACCGGCGGTGTCGATATCGTAGCCAGAATTCTTGCCCGCAAGTTCGGCTGGAGCATGGGACAGATTATTCTGGCTGTCGACATTATCATCATTGGCGCCTCCCTGCTCTACATACCCCGGGAAAAAATATTGTATACCCTGGTCGCCGTCTTTATTTCTTCGCGGGTCATTGATTTTATACAGGAAGGTGCGTATGCCGCCAAAGCCTTCACCATTATCAGCGATGACGCCCCGCAAATTGCCGATCTTATCACAGCAGAGATGGACAGGGGCGTAACGCTTATCCCTGCTATCGGCGCTTACTCCAAGCAGGCGAAGCACATGGTGTACTGTGTTGTCTCCCGCCAGGAGATCCGCCGTCTCAGCCAGCTGGTGAAATCCATCGACCCCACGGCGTTTGTGATCATCAGCGATGTGCATGATGTGCAGGGGGAAGGCTTCCGGCAAACCTAA
- the dapB gene encoding 4-hydroxy-tetrahydrodipicolinate reductase, which translates to MSDKIRVIVSGAGGRMGKEVIKLVLQDDELELAAAVDRSAGSIDAGRLAGLEECGVNVTSDFEAALAHSSGDVLVDFTTPQSAFANTTLAIKYGVRPVIGTTGFTPEQIKELDKQCQEQGIGGLIAPNFSIGAILLMKFAAQAAKYFPHLEIIEYHGDQKLDAPSGTAIKTAEMISEVREELRQGNPQEEEIIEGSRGGYYNGFRIHSVRLPGVFAQEEVVFGGFGQSLKIRHDSYERAGYMPGVKLGIQKVMEYTGMIYGFEHFIE; encoded by the coding sequence GTGAGCGACAAGATCAGAGTAATTGTCTCCGGAGCAGGAGGCAGAATGGGAAAAGAGGTTATAAAGCTGGTGCTGCAGGATGATGAACTGGAACTGGCTGCGGCTGTAGATCGATCGGCAGGCAGTATCGATGCCGGTCGTCTCGCGGGACTGGAAGAATGCGGAGTTAATGTTACATCGGACTTTGAGGCCGCCCTTGCACATAGCAGCGGGGATGTGTTAGTTGATTTCACGACTCCTCAATCAGCCTTTGCTAATACGACACTCGCAATTAAATATGGGGTACGTCCGGTGATTGGTACTACCGGATTTACTCCCGAACAAATTAAGGAACTGGACAAGCAATGCCAGGAACAGGGAATCGGCGGGCTGATCGCACCTAACTTCTCCATCGGGGCCATCCTGCTTATGAAGTTTGCCGCCCAAGCTGCCAAGTATTTTCCACATCTCGAAATTATCGAGTATCATGGAGATCAGAAGCTGGATGCTCCATCGGGCACGGCAATCAAGACAGCGGAAATGATTTCTGAAGTGCGTGAGGAGCTGCGTCAAGGTAATCCTCAAGAAGAAGAAATTATTGAGGGCTCACGCGGCGGCTACTACAACGGCTTCCGTATTCATAGCGTCCGCCTCCCCGGTGTGTTTGCCCAGGAGGAAGTAGTCTTCGGCGGTTTTGGGCAATCGCTTAAAATACGCCATGATTCTTACGAACGGGCTGGATATATGCCTGGAGTCAAGCTGGGTATCCAGAAAGTGATGGAGTACACAGGAATGATCTATGGTTTTGAGCACTTTATAGAATAG
- a CDS encoding DUF1405 domain-containing protein, which yields MSVHWFEKLFKHRGVIWLLFIVNFFGTIYGYMWYGNQLEYTAANYPAWLLPFVPDSPTASLFFTAALLLLLYPPKSLKGTLLRELIEALAVLTSVKYGIWAVSIIFAGGYQGDTVGWKDWMLVASHTGMAVEALIYARFFAFRRMLPLALLWTLANDMVDYSIGIYPWLPSVLEDDVIGVQYFTIGLTLLSAAAAWVFSRRTRPLESFSDRR from the coding sequence ATGTCGGTTCATTGGTTCGAGAAGTTGTTTAAACACCGGGGAGTCATATGGCTGCTCTTTATTGTGAATTTCTTCGGTACGATTTACGGTTACATGTGGTACGGCAATCAACTGGAATATACAGCAGCCAATTATCCTGCCTGGCTGCTTCCGTTCGTTCCGGATAGTCCGACTGCGAGCCTGTTCTTTACGGCCGCTTTATTGCTCCTGCTGTATCCGCCAAAGAGTCTGAAAGGGACTCTGCTGCGTGAACTGATCGAGGCACTGGCGGTTCTCACCTCCGTGAAGTACGGTATCTGGGCGGTAAGTATTATTTTTGCCGGGGGATATCAGGGGGACACTGTGGGCTGGAAGGACTGGATGCTGGTCGCATCGCATACCGGGATGGCGGTTGAAGCGCTGATCTATGCCCGCTTCTTCGCTTTCCGCAGAATGCTGCCATTGGCGCTGCTCTGGACCCTTGCCAACGACATGGTGGATTATTCGATTGGGATTTATCCGTGGCTGCCTTCTGTGCTGGAGGATGATGTAATTGGTGTGCAGTACTTCACTATTGGATTAACCTTGCTCAGCGCCGCTGCGGCCTGGGTTTTCAGCAGAAGAACCAGGCCGCTGGAGAGCTTCAGCGACAGGCGCTGA
- a CDS encoding biotin--[acetyl-CoA-carboxylase] ligase, with translation MKSDETPGLSGLNRDTFVSGWNRSVQRLETVVSTQEEAKRLAENGAPEGTAIIAEEQTGGRGRMGRKWHSPRGKGIWMSVVLRPNLPLSLTPQLTLLAGVAVCRAIREISGVQAGIKWPNDLLAGGRKICGILLESSLREGGLHYCIAGIGIAVNLTEDDYPDDLQGVGTSLLIEGGGIPVDRQQLTEAVLAELEFLYTLYIERGFKPVRELWESMSVTLGRQVYFNTPEGRSEGTAVGLDDGGGLLLRDPAGNITCILSGEIEMIQ, from the coding sequence ATGAAAAGCGATGAAACGCCGGGGCTTTCCGGGCTGAACAGAGATACTTTTGTTTCGGGCTGGAACCGCAGTGTACAGCGGCTGGAAACGGTGGTGTCTACGCAGGAGGAAGCCAAGAGGCTCGCCGAAAATGGCGCTCCGGAAGGAACTGCTATTATCGCCGAGGAACAGACCGGCGGCCGCGGGCGGATGGGCAGAAAGTGGCATTCGCCGCGCGGCAAGGGCATTTGGATGAGTGTGGTGCTGCGCCCCAATCTTCCGCTGTCACTGACGCCGCAGCTGACGCTGCTGGCTGGCGTAGCCGTCTGCCGCGCCATTCGCGAGATCAGCGGCGTGCAGGCCGGCATCAAATGGCCGAATGATCTGCTGGCAGGCGGACGCAAAATTTGCGGAATCCTGCTGGAATCTTCGCTCCGGGAAGGCGGGCTTCATTATTGCATCGCCGGAATCGGCATTGCGGTGAACTTGACGGAGGACGACTATCCGGATGATCTGCAAGGAGTCGGGACTTCGCTGCTGATCGAAGGGGGCGGCATTCCCGTTGACCGCCAGCAACTCACGGAAGCGGTGCTGGCCGAGCTGGAGTTTTTGTACACCCTTTACATAGAACGGGGCTTTAAGCCTGTTCGTGAGCTTTGGGAATCCATGTCGGTCACCTTGGGGCGCCAGGTGTACTTTAATACACCCGAGGGACGCAGCGAAGGCACTGCGGTCGGTTTGGATGACGGCGGCGGGCTGCTGCTGAGGGATCCTGCCGGGAATATTACCTGCATATTATCAGGTGAAATAGAAATGATCCAGTGA
- the panB gene encoding 3-methyl-2-oxobutanoate hydroxymethyltransferase — protein MADKHALNIVKMKKMKTDGVPLSMLTAYDYPSALLAEEAGIDLILVGDSLGNVVLGYDTTLPVTIDDMVYHTRSVARGAQNTFIVADMPFMTYHGSIDETLRGVRRLMQEGRAQAVKMEGGLEICEAVSAVVAAGVPVLGHIGLTPQSVNMIGGYRIQGKDPKDAQRLIDEAKGLEAAGAFGMVLELVTEEVAEAISKAVSIPTIGIGAGRYCDGQVLVFHDLLQYASPYREKRFVKTYADVGSLIREGIGSYVQEVKNRSFPAENHVFNADETVLESLYGAAGKGAK, from the coding sequence ATGGCAGACAAACATGCACTGAATATTGTCAAAATGAAAAAAATGAAAACGGACGGTGTGCCGCTGAGCATGCTGACCGCTTATGATTATCCTTCGGCCCTGCTGGCCGAAGAAGCGGGGATCGATCTGATTCTGGTCGGTGATTCGCTCGGGAATGTTGTACTGGGTTATGATACAACCCTTCCGGTAACGATTGACGATATGGTCTATCACACACGTTCCGTGGCGCGCGGTGCGCAGAATACGTTCATTGTGGCGGATATGCCGTTTATGACGTATCACGGCAGCATTGACGAGACGCTGCGCGGTGTGCGCAGACTGATGCAGGAAGGCCGGGCGCAAGCCGTTAAAATGGAAGGCGGGCTGGAAATCTGCGAGGCCGTGTCTGCTGTGGTTGCTGCCGGTGTTCCGGTGCTCGGCCACATCGGCCTTACCCCGCAGTCCGTAAACATGATCGGTGGATACCGGATTCAAGGCAAGGATCCTAAAGATGCGCAGCGGCTGATTGATGAAGCCAAGGGACTTGAAGCGGCCGGGGCTTTCGGCATGGTGCTGGAGCTGGTCACGGAAGAAGTAGCGGAGGCGATTTCCAAAGCGGTCAGCATTCCGACCATCGGGATCGGCGCAGGCCGGTACTGTGACGGACAAGTTTTGGTCTTCCACGATCTGCTGCAATATGCTTCACCTTACCGGGAGAAGCGCTTCGTTAAGACCTACGCTGATGTAGGCAGCCTGATCCGTGAGGGAATCGGCAGCTATGTACAGGAAGTGAAGAACCGTTCCTTCCCGGCGGAGAATCATGTATTTAATGCGGATGAAACTGTATTGGAATCTTTATACGGCGCTGCCGGAAAAGGAGCGAAATAA
- the bshB1 gene encoding bacillithiol biosynthesis deacetylase BshB1 — translation MKLDILVFGAHADDAEIGMAGTIAKHTAAGLKVGLCDLTAAEMSSNGTVERRKLEAQQAADLLGASLRTNLGLPDRGLYLTEEHLSAVTSEIRKFAPDIVFAPYWEDRHPDHIACSKLVEEAVFNAKLRKYMPDKPAVAAPLLYFYFINDLGRCDLIVDVTAQYSIKEQALSCYRSQFEKAPGEDVVSTPLNEGYIERVRSRDMLLGQRRLIPYAEGFASKVPHAVELFTTGGR, via the coding sequence ATGAAGCTGGATATCCTAGTATTCGGCGCTCATGCCGATGATGCCGAGATCGGCATGGCTGGAACCATCGCCAAACATACTGCTGCCGGCCTGAAAGTGGGCTTATGCGATTTGACCGCAGCGGAAATGTCCTCGAACGGAACCGTGGAACGGCGCAAGCTGGAAGCTCAGCAGGCCGCTGATCTGCTCGGTGCCTCACTCCGCACGAATCTGGGGCTCCCTGACCGGGGACTCTATTTGACAGAGGAGCATCTCTCAGCGGTGACCTCGGAAATTCGCAAATTCGCACCGGACATCGTATTTGCACCTTATTGGGAAGACCGCCATCCTGACCATATTGCTTGCAGCAAGCTGGTGGAAGAGGCGGTGTTTAATGCCAAACTGCGCAAATATATGCCGGACAAGCCTGCGGTAGCGGCACCGCTGCTTTATTTTTACTTCATTAACGATCTCGGACGGTGTGATCTTATCGTGGATGTGACTGCACAATACAGCATTAAAGAGCAGGCGCTATCCTGCTACCGTTCGCAATTCGAGAAAGCACCGGGTGAGGATGTAGTTTCGACCCCGCTTAATGAAGGCTATATCGAACGCGTCCGTTCGCGGGATATGCTGCTCGGACAGCGCAGGCTTATTCCTTATGCGGAGGGCTTCGCCAGTAAAGTGCCGCATGCCGTTGAATTGTTCACTACCGGAGGCCGTTAA
- a CDS encoding CCA tRNA nucleotidyltransferase, which yields MEWKMAPSGMAEAAGKVIATLLADGREAYFVGGCIRDELLGRPVHDMDLTTSALPEEVMAMFTRCVPTGLAHGTVTVLQDGYSFEVTTYRTESGYADHRRPEHVFFVSDVQEDLRRRDFTINAICCGLDGQLVDPFGGAADLKHRLIRCVGTAEERFDEDALRMLRCVRFASVLDFAIAKNTWRGLLRQRDKLAHIAVERLRAELERMIEGPHPARGLGLLARSGLLPRGKAPFPWTGSDMAAAAALLAGIGELPGALLRWALLLHALKTPAAEADDLMRAWTFPGAMRSAVTSVLRVREAWTAALAEMPPESPGGTEALRRRWIAAVLALGTSAAEGWLTLLEAVPEAASYQQRLCLAQSGPGAAVQQHVDMPGLGSPLAEQVGQSEPKTDNAAVQPSGAPALSTGLLRSWSASMPLQTLAELAVTGNELAEALQKRPGPWLGELLHALLQAVAAGDIANDKQSLLQEAKRMDNDEKR from the coding sequence ATGGAATGGAAAATGGCACCATCCGGCATGGCAGAGGCGGCAGGCAAAGTGATTGCCACCCTGCTTGCAGACGGCCGTGAGGCATATTTTGTCGGCGGCTGCATCCGTGATGAGCTGCTTGGCAGACCGGTGCATGATATGGATCTTACGACTTCGGCACTGCCGGAAGAAGTAATGGCCATGTTCACACGTTGTGTCCCGACCGGGCTTGCACATGGCACGGTTACAGTATTGCAGGATGGATATAGCTTTGAAGTAACGACGTACCGGACGGAGAGCGGCTATGCCGATCACCGCCGCCCGGAGCACGTCTTTTTTGTAAGCGATGTGCAGGAGGACCTGCGGCGGCGCGATTTTACGATCAATGCCATCTGCTGCGGCCTGGATGGGCAACTGGTCGATCCTTTTGGCGGAGCTGCTGACCTGAAGCATCGCCTGATCCGCTGTGTGGGCACGGCGGAGGAACGCTTTGACGAGGACGCGCTGCGCATGCTGCGCTGCGTGCGGTTCGCGTCTGTGCTGGACTTCGCCATCGCCAAGAATACATGGCGGGGGCTGCTGCGCCAGCGTGACAAGCTGGCGCATATTGCCGTAGAGCGTCTCCGCGCGGAGCTGGAGCGCATGATAGAGGGGCCGCATCCCGCGCGCGGCCTCGGTCTTCTCGCGCGCAGCGGCCTGCTGCCGCGCGGCAAAGCCCCGTTCCCCTGGACCGGCAGTGACATGGCGGCAGCCGCCGCCCTGCTAGCCGGGATCGGGGAACTGCCCGGCGCCCTCCTGCGGTGGGCGCTCCTGCTGCATGCCCTGAAGACGCCGGCCGCTGAGGCCGACGACCTGATGCGGGCATGGACGTTCCCGGGGGCGATGCGCAGCGCCGTCACCTCGGTGCTGCGCGTCCGCGAAGCCTGGACCGCAGCGCTTGCAGAGATGCCGCCGGAATCTCCGGGCGGCACCGAGGCGCTTCGGCGGCGCTGGATCGCCGCCGTGCTGGCCTTGGGCACGTCAGCCGCCGAAGGGTGGCTGACACTGCTGGAGGCGGTGCCGGAGGCCGCCTCCTATCAGCAGCGTCTTTGCCTGGCCCAATCCGGGCCCGGAGCAGCTGTGCAGCAGCATGTGGACATGCCAGGGTTAGGCAGTCCCTTGGCCGAGCAGGTTGGTCAATCAGAGCCTAAGACGGATAACGCCGCCGTGCAGCCATCTGGAGCGCCGGCGCTCTCTACGGGTCTCCTGAGGTCCTGGAGCGCATCAATGCCGCTGCAGACGTTGGCAGAGCTTGCGGTGACAGGCAATGAGCTGGCCGAAGCTTTGCAGAAACGTCCCGGCCCGTGGCTGGGAGAGCTGCTGCATGCGCTGCTGCAGGCTGTAGCGGCTGGAGATATTGCCAACGATAAACAATCATTGCTTCAGGAAGCAAAAAGGATGGATAACGATGAAAAGCGATGA
- a CDS encoding sporulation protein YpjB: MPRRGYYVLTGLVLCWLLAGGNTGKVMADSSAAAAGSGLENSLSTGSSVGGESPALTGRTGAQRLEQAAETLYSYVLEGNVAKARQESGEISQIVVSTSFEGLTSVEGINALSTVVMDLKTTMAAAQINPQKWEAAAAKLRLAANSLNHPKQPMWLQYYKLIREDLNDMEQSAVANNLKDWKTAVTRLQSRYDNIRPAVVISRQPEVVNAFDSWLSYAAGIPSSSQPIERTRLLEIVSYGQDAVRVMFGKERDEPALSLPLSPPEYGGWGLLAGAFILAALAYTGYRKYRGENEEWKPV; the protein is encoded by the coding sequence ATGCCGCGCAGGGGATATTATGTGCTGACAGGGTTAGTGTTGTGCTGGCTGCTTGCCGGAGGGAATACTGGAAAGGTTATGGCCGATTCTAGTGCTGCCGCTGCAGGTTCCGGCCTTGAAAATTCGCTTAGTACCGGGAGCTCCGTAGGCGGAGAATCTCCGGCGCTTACCGGCAGGACTGGAGCGCAGCGGCTGGAGCAGGCGGCAGAAACCTTGTACAGCTATGTTCTGGAAGGGAATGTCGCCAAGGCAAGGCAGGAGAGCGGGGAGATTTCACAGATTGTTGTATCCACGTCCTTTGAAGGCCTGACCTCGGTGGAGGGAATAAATGCACTGTCGACAGTGGTTATGGATCTTAAGACTACAATGGCGGCTGCGCAAATCAATCCCCAGAAGTGGGAAGCTGCCGCTGCCAAGCTCAGGCTTGCTGCCAACAGTCTGAATCATCCAAAGCAACCGATGTGGCTGCAGTACTACAAGCTGATCCGCGAGGATCTGAACGATATGGAGCAAAGTGCTGTTGCCAATAATCTTAAGGATTGGAAAACGGCAGTAACAAGACTGCAAAGCAGATATGATAATATCCGTCCGGCAGTGGTCATCTCCCGCCAGCCGGAGGTGGTGAATGCCTTTGATTCCTGGTTATCTTACGCGGCGGGTATTCCATCCTCCTCTCAGCCGATCGAACGCACACGCCTGCTGGAGATCGTTTCTTACGGACAGGACGCAGTCCGGGTGATGTTTGGCAAAGAGAGGGATGAGCCGGCTTTATCTCTGCCGCTGTCTCCGCCGGAGTATGGAGGGTGGGGGCTGCTTGCCGGGGCGTTTATTCTGGCAGCGCTGGCTTATACCGGATACCGCAAGTACCGCGGTGAGAATGAGGAGTGGAAGCCGGTATAG
- the mgsA gene encoding methylglyoxal synthase has translation MLKIAFIAHDRKKDEMVNFVTAYEHVFTGLEMYSTGTTGQRIMDATNLHIHRYMSGPLGGDQQIGSLVAQDELDLIIFLRDPLMAQPHEPDITALLRLCDVYGIPVATNIATAEILVKAIDRGDFGWRELVHKYKPGVDE, from the coding sequence ATGTTGAAGATTGCATTTATCGCACATGACCGGAAAAAAGATGAGATGGTGAATTTTGTAACCGCTTATGAGCATGTATTTACTGGACTTGAGATGTACTCTACAGGAACGACCGGCCAGCGGATTATGGACGCAACCAACCTTCATATCCACCGCTACATGTCCGGTCCGCTGGGCGGAGACCAGCAGATCGGTTCGCTGGTGGCGCAGGATGAGCTGGATCTGATTATTTTCCTGCGTGATCCTTTGATGGCACAACCTCATGAGCCTGACATTACTGCCCTTCTGCGTTTATGTGACGTGTATGGCATTCCGGTAGCGACAAATATTGCTACTGCGGAAATTCTGGTCAAGGCGATTGACCGGGGCGATTTCGGCTGGCGGGAGCTGGTACATAAGTACAAGCCGGGTGTGGACGAATAA
- a CDS encoding tetratricopeptide repeat protein, translating to MNHNDFVKAAYRSILRSDFAEAIHFFEAAIAASPDDAEVRYRCSITYARSGMLEKALEHALAALKLDNGKPEYRLHLQHLQALQLVQEAKRLLEDETEGTNNPYHPITLLKEAITLDPLYGDAYVWLAIAHSRMNEHLQAIAAMKEVISLHPDDSGLRQLMKDLQKSLQKYIQ from the coding sequence ATGAATCATAACGATTTTGTAAAAGCGGCCTACCGCTCTATTCTGCGCAGCGATTTCGCCGAAGCGATACACTTCTTTGAGGCAGCTATAGCGGCCAGTCCGGATGATGCCGAGGTGAGATACCGCTGTTCCATTACCTATGCCCGCAGCGGGATGCTGGAGAAGGCGCTGGAGCATGCACTGGCAGCGCTCAAGCTTGATAACGGCAAGCCTGAATACCGGCTGCATCTTCAGCATCTGCAGGCGCTACAGCTTGTCCAGGAGGCCAAAAGGCTGCTTGAAGATGAAACGGAAGGGACAAATAATCCGTATCATCCGATCACGCTGCTGAAAGAAGCGATTACGCTGGATCCACTATACGGGGATGCATATGTATGGCTCGCGATTGCGCACAGCCGGATGAACGAGCACTTGCAGGCCATCGCCGCGATGAAAGAGGTCATTTCCCTGCATCCGGATGATTCCGGTCTGCGGCAGCTCATGAAGGACCTGCAGAAATCATTGCAAAAATATATCCAATAA